In Juglans microcarpa x Juglans regia isolate MS1-56 chromosome 8D, Jm3101_v1.0, whole genome shotgun sequence, the following are encoded in one genomic region:
- the LOC121242534 gene encoding heavy metal-associated isoprenylated plant protein 47-like codes for MKQKIVIKVQMTCDKCRTKAMKIAVTSSGSVTSVGIEGTDKDQLVVIGEGVDSACLTHSLRKKLCYADILTVEEVKPPAEQKPKPPEPTACHCLCPPPPPRPMYCEVVYHDQNPNSCLTM; via the exons ATGA AGCAAAAGATAGTTATAAAGGTGCAAATGACCTGCGACAAATGCCGAACCAAGGCCATGAAGATTGCGGTCACATCATCAGGTA GTGTGACATCGGTGGGAATAGAAGGGACCGATAAAGATCAGTTGGTGGTAATTGGCGAAGGTGTTGACTCCGCTTGTTTGACCCACTCCCTAAGGAAGAAGCTTTGCTATGCCGATATATTAACTGTTGAAGAAGTAAAGCCGCCGGCGGAGCAGAAGCCCAAGCCGCCTGAACCTACGGCCTGCCATTGCCTAtgcccaccaccaccaccgcgTCCCATGTACTGCGAAGTCGTCTACCATGATCAAAATCCAAATTCCTGCCTCACCATGTGA